One window of Trichomycterus rosablanca isolate fTriRos1 chromosome 2, fTriRos1.hap1, whole genome shotgun sequence genomic DNA carries:
- the LOC134330900 gene encoding hemoglobin embryonic subunit alpha-like, with protein MSLSAKDKTTVKAFWAKVAPKAGDIGSDALSRMLTVYPQTKTYFSHWKDLSPGSAPVNKHGKVVMSGVEEAVNKIDDLKSGLLNLSELHAFQLRIDPANFKILAHNLLVVLAITFPSDFTPEVHVSMDKFLTAVSLALAEKYR; from the exons ATGAGTCTCTCTGCCAAGGACAAGACCACCGTCAAGGCTTTCTGGGCCAAAGTCGCCCCAAAGGCTGGGGACATCGGTAGCGATGCACTGTCTAG GATGCTGACTGTCTATCCTCAGACAAAGACTTACTTTTCTCACTGGAAGGATTTGAGCCCTGGCTCTGCCCCTGTAAACAAGCACGGAAAGGTTGTGATGTCTGGCGTGGAAGAAGCGGTCAACAAAATCGATGACCTGAAAAGTGGACTGCTAAACCTGAGCGAGCTGCACGCTTTCCAGCTGCGTATTGATCCTGCCAACTTCAAG ATTCTGGCCCACAACTTGCTGGTGGTTCTAGCGATCACGTTTCCCAGTGACTTTACTCCTGAGGTACACGTGTCTATGGACAAGTTTCTTACCGCCGTATCTTTGGCTCTCGCCGAGAAGTACCGATGA
- the LOC134330911 gene encoding hemoglobin subunit beta-like, whose product MVQWTDFERSAIQEVFAKIDAASVGHQALTRCLVVYPWTQRYFGNFGNLYNAAAIVGNPKVAAHGLTVVRSLEKAVKNLDNIKAEYADLSVLHSEKLHVDPENFRLLADCITIVVASAMGASFKAEVHAVLHKFLAVVISALGRQYH is encoded by the exons ATGGTCCAGTGGACAGATTTCGAGCGTTCTGCCATTCAGGAGGTCTTCGCCAAGATCGATGCCGCTTCTGTTGGCCACCAGGCACTGACAAG GTGTCTTGTGGTGTACCCATGGACCCAGAGATACTTCGGTAACTTTGGAAACTTGTACAACGCCGCTGCTATTGTGGGAAACCCCAAAGTTGCTGCGCACGGCTTGACTGTAGTCCGTAGTCTGGAGAAAGCTGTGAAAAACTTGGACAACATCAAGGCCGAATACGCTGATCTGAGTGTGCTGCACTCCGAGAAACTGCACGTTGATCCCGAAAACTTTAGG CTCTTGGCTGACTGCATTACCATCGTCGTTGCCTCTGCCATGGGCGCTAGCTTCAAAGCTGAAGTACATGCAGTTTTGCACAAGTTCCTGGCTGTCGTAATCTCCGCTCTCGGAAGACAGTACCACTAG